A stretch of DNA from Campylobacter concisus:
AAAAAGCGAGGAGGCTTCGAATTTAGGATCGCTTTTGCTTGCAAATTTGGGAAATTTCAAGGGCTATGAGAGAGAAATTTGCCTAAAAGATTTTGATGGCAATGAGATAAAACTAACTCTTAGCGATACTCCAAAAAATAGTGCAAATGAGTTTTACACAAGATCAAAAAAATTTCGTGCAAAAGCCCTTGGTGTGGAGATAGAAAAGAGAAATTTAAAAGAAAAAATCGAGTTTTTTGAAGGCTTAAAGTCGCTTTTAAAAGAAGCGAGCAGCCTCTATGAGCTTGAAATTTTAAGCCCAAAAAACAAGGCAAAACAAAGAGAACGTCATATAAAAGATGTGAGCGAAAATGCTGAAATTTTTTACGTTAGAGAATTTAAAATACTAGTTGGTAGAAACGAAAAAGGCAATATAAATTTGCTTGACCTTGCTAAAAAAGACGATATATGGTTACATCTAAAGGATAGCCCAAGCGCCCATGTCATCATCAAGACAAACAAGAGTAGGGTGCCTGAAGATGTGCTAGAAATGGCAGCTAAATTCTGCGTGGAATTTAGTGTAAAGGGAGCTGGCAGGTACGAGGTAGACTATACCAAGCGTGAAAATTTAAAGCGTGAAAACGGCGCAAATGTCACTTATACGAACTATAAAACTATCATCATAAATAAAGGCTAAAAAATGGCTGTAACACCTTTAGGAAATAGTAACTTTATAAACCAAAATGCCCCAGTGGTATCTCAAGTGCATGCAAATCAACAAGCCAGATTTGATATGCAGTCTTTGATGGCAGCTGAGCTTGCCTCGCAACAAAGTGAAGAGATCAAAGAGGTTCGTCCGATGGAAGAGTCTTATAAAATAGACCCTGAAAAGGAGCATGAGCGCCAAAAAAATGAAGAAGAGGCAAGTGAGTTTGAGAGCGAAAAACAAAATTCAAGAGATGGTGATGAGGAAAATTTGGACAATACAGCAGATAATGAGGAAATAGTGCCTAGCGAACATCACATGCTTGACATAACTATTTGATGCTTAAACACCCCAGCCCCACAAACACTACATCTCAAGCCAGCAATACTCCCCCAACACCTAACCCTCCTTCAAATTTTTAACGCAGTAAATGATAAAGAAAAACTTTTTAAGATCCACTCTGACTCACCTAAAGCCTGCCCACTTGGTAGCAAGATCGAGGGACTTTTAACTGGTCACTTCCTAAAAGCACAAGAAGCTTTAGAGGATAGTTTAAGAAGCATTACTTTACAAGATCTATTAGATGAGCTTATTGATTTATAAAATTTAAAAAGTAGGCAAACCAAGTTATAGAATTTAAAAAGTAGGCAGATATATAAAAAAACCAATCTATTTTATTTATTAGGAACGCTATGCGCTCCTAACTATTTTTATATATATTTTATGTAAGAATTTTTATAAATTCCTAGATTTTATTACTCTTTGCTTTTCTCTTTTTTAGCTTTGCTCTTTTTCTCTGCTTTATCTTTTGGGCTTTCTTTCTTATCTTTGACTTCTTTTACGCTATCTTTAGCACCATCTTTTTTCTCTTTTACTTCATCACTCTTTTTACTTACTTTTTGTTTTGTGTCATCTTTTTTAGATTTTGTTTTAGCTTTTGTTTCGTCTATCTTTGTAGTGCCTGATACTGATATATCTGATTTTAAATTTTCAAATGTCTTATCACCTATACCATTTACATTTTTTATATCTTCTATTGAGTTAAATTTATTTGCTTTTCTATACTCTATTATTGCATCTGCCTTTGAAGATCCTATGCCATCTAAACTCATTAACTCTTCTTTTGTGGCAGTGTTTAAATTTATGGCTGCTAGTAATGTAGAAGCTGCTACTAATAGTGAGAATATAATCTTTTTCATTTTTGTCCTTTTTGGGTAAATTTGGGTTTGGAGTCTATCATATTTGGTGTTTTTAGTCAACACTCGCATAAAAACATAAGCTAAAAGATATTTATAAATGTAAAGATAAAAAGTCTAATTATTTAAAAATATAAATAAATTTTAGATTTGATATTTTGTTATAAATTAAGAAATAATATTAAAAGATGATTGTTTAGATAAAGAATATTAAAAATCAACAAAGCCCGCAACGACCTACTTTTCCAACATCCCAGTAAGGGAGAGTATCATCAGCCAGGACGAGCTTAGCTTCTTGGTTCGAGATGGAGCAAGGCGTTTCCTCGTCTGTATAGTCACGGGCAGTGTTAAATAAAAGATATATCAGATAAATCTCTTATTTAACACTACTTGATAAAGTTAAAAGTCATAAACAAAGTTTTATAAAAACATATCTTATTAAGTTTTTATCCTTAACAAGGAAGTGATGCTTATTAAAAGATAAGCAGACGAGCTATTAGTACTGGTCAGCTAAAGGACTTTCATCCATTACACACCCAGCCTATCAAACACATAGTCTATATGAGCTCTTAAAAGAAGATTCATCTTGGAGTTGGCTTCCTGCTTAGATGCTTTCAGCAGTTATCACATCCCAACATAGCTACCGAGCGGTGCTCTTGGCAGAACAACTCGTACACCAGTGGTTGGTTCGACCCGGTCCTCTCGTACTAGGGTCAACTCTCCTCAATCTTCTTACGCCCACGGCAGATAGGGACCGAACTGTCTCACGACGTTCTGAACCCAGCTCGCGTACCGCTTTAAATGGCGAACAGCCATACCCTTGGGACCTGCTCCAGCCCCAGGATGCGATGAGCCGACATCGAGGTGCCAAACCTCCCCGTCGATGTGAGCTCTTGGGGGAGATCAGCCTGTTATCCCCGGGGTACCTTTTATCCTTTGAGCGATGGCCCTTCCACACAGAACCACCGGATCACTAAGACCGACTTTCGTCCCTGCTTGACGTGTATGTCTCGCAGTTAAGCTGGCTTTTGCCTTTATACTCTGCGAACGATTTCCAACCGTTCTGAGCCAACCTTTGTAAGCCTCCGTTACATTTTGGGAGGCGACCGCCCCAGTCAAACTACCCACCAGACATTGTCCTACTTGAGGATAACTCAAGCTAGTTAGCTATCAGAATAAAAAAGAGTGGTATCTCAACAACGGCTCACCATAAACTGGCGTCTATAGATCAAAGCCTCCCACCTATCCTGCACATTTTTATCCCAATAGCAGTGTCAAGCTGTAGTAAAGGTCCACGGGGTCTTTCCGTCTTGCCGCGGGTAGGAGGAATTTTCACCTCCACTACAATTTCACTGGATCCCTCTTCGAGACAGCTCCCATCTCGTTACGCCATTCATGCAGGTCGATATTTAATCGACAAGGAATTTCGCTACCTTAGGACCGTTATAGTTACGGCCGCCGTTTACTCGGGCTTCGATCAAACGCTTCGCAGAGCTAACGTCATCAATTAACCTTCGAGCACCGGGCAGGCGTCACACCCTATACATCCTCTTACGAGTTAGCAGAGTGCTGTGTTTTTGGTAAACAGTCGGGAGGGACTCTTTGTTGTAACCTTCAATGCTTACGGAGTAAATCCTTCACAAAGTTAGGCACACCTTATACCGAAGATACGGTGCTATTTTGCAGAGTTCCTTGAAGAGAGTTCTTCCACGCGCCTTAGAATACTCATCCCACCCACCTGTGTCGGTTTACGGTACGGGCAACTATAACTAAACTTAGAAACTTTTCTTGGCTCGACAGTATCGGCAATTCGCTATCCATTCCGAAGAACTTCAAACGCCTGTGGGGTCTCGGCTTAAAAAGATCCGGATTTGCCTGGATCTTAACCTACACCTTTCGACTAGCACTACCATCCGCTAGCTTGCTTAACTCTAAGCGTCCTTCCATCGCACATTATAGTTGGCATTGGAATATTAACCAATTTTCCATCGCATACCCCTTTCGGACTTTGCTTAGGACCCGGCTAACCCTACGATGACGAGCATCGCGTAGGAAACCTTGGGTTTACGGCGTTGGGGATTCTCACCCCAATTATCGCTACTCATGCCTGCATGCTCACTTGTATTCGCTCCAGCACTCCTTACCGGTATACCTTCAACGCAAATACAACGCTCTCCTACCACTTAGTAAAACTAAGTCTAAAGCTTCGGTACTCATTTTAGCCCCGTTATATTTTCCGCGCAGAATCACTAGACCAGTGAGCTATTACGCTTTCTTTAAAGGATGGCTGCTTCTAAGCCAACCTCCTGGTTGTTTAAGTAACTCCACATCGTTTTCCACTTAAATGAGATTTAGGGACCTTAGCTGTTAGTCTGGGTTGTTCCCCTCTCGACGACGGATTTTATCACTCGCCGCCTGACTGCCATGATTACACACTAGGTATTCGGAGTTTGATAGGGTTTGGTACATTGGTGTATGCCCTAGCCCATTCAGTGCTCTACCCCCCAGTGTTACTACATGACGCTATACCTAAATATATTTCGGAGAGAACCAGCTATCACGATGTTTGATTGGCCTTTCACCCCTATCCACAAGTCATCCCATAGCTTTTCAACGCTAGCGGGTTCGGTCCTCCACCGGCTCTTACACCGGTTTCAACCTGCTCATGGATAGATCACATCGTTTCGGGTCTGCAACGTCTGACTAAACGCCCTATTAAGACTCGCTTTCGCTACGGCTCCGGGTTTCCTTAACCTTGCCAGACATCACAACTCGCAGGCTCATTATGCAAAAGGCAGTCCATCACCCTGATAAATCATAGGGCTCTGAATGATTGTAAGCAAATGGTTTCAGGTTCTATTTCACTCTGATCACCTCAGTTCTTTTCACCTTTCCCTCACGGTACTTGTGCACTATCGGTCTAGTAGTAGTATTTAGGGTTGGATAGTGGTCTACCCAGCTTCAGACAGAATATCACGTGTTCCGCCCTACTCAGGATACTGCTAAGTAAAACAAAGCTTTCATATACGGGAGTATCACCCTCTATGCTTAATCTTTCCAAATTATTCTATTAGCTAAGTTTAGTCTATATTGCAGTCCTACAACCCCGTTAGTAAACTAACGGTTTGCCCTCTTACGCGTTCGCTCGCCGCTACTAGCGTAATCTCTTTTGATTTCTTTTCCTGAGGGTACTAAGATGTTTCAATTCCCCTCGTTCGCTCCATATTAGGTAGTTAAGCTCGCGCTTAACTGGGTTGCCCCATTCAGAAATTCCCGGATCAAAGCCCCTTGACGGCTCCCCGAGACTTATCGCAGCCTGGCACGTCTTTCATCGCCTCTACTAGCCAAGGCATCCACCACTTGCTCTTTGTAGCTTACCTTTTCTATATTAGATTATTCTAATTCGCATCACTTCCTTGTTAAAGATAACTTTATGTTACTATATTTAAATTCTAGCTCTCAAGACGGAAAGCATTGACTACTATTTAGATAAGTTTTAAATCCTAAATAGATTGTGATGTCAAACTTTTGCATTAAATGCAAAGAGAATAGAAATTTAAATCTTTAACAAGTCCTGTAAAATTGTTTTTAAAACTTGCTTGTGACTATTAACAATATTAATTAAAAGAACATTTAGACAAAAGTCTAATTAGAAAGTTTAAAAATTTAAGCTCTCTAATTAGACTTAATACGGTTAAACTATTTTATGGTGGAGAATAGCGGGATCGAACCGCTGACCTCCTGCGTGCAAAGCAGGCGCTCTCCCAGCTGAGCTAATTCCCCAATTAAATTCTCTGGTGGGCCTAACAAGACTTGAACTTGTGACCTCACCCTTATCAGGGGTGCACTCTAACCAGCTGAGCTATAGGCCCCTATAGGTCTATCAATCTTTCAAAACTAAACAAGGATGATTGAGAATATCTTTCTTATAGATATCTTGTGAGAGAATATCTATATGTACTCTAGAAAGGAGGTGATCCAACCGCAGGTTCTCCTACGGTTACCTTGTTACGACTTCACCCCAGTCGCTGATTCCACTGTGGACGGTAACTAATTTAGTATTCCGGCTTCGAGTGAAATCAACTCCCATGGTGTGACGGGCGGTGAGTACAAGACCCGGGAACGTATTCACCGTAGCATGGCTGATCTACGATTACTAGCGATTCCGGCTTCATGGAGTCGAGTTGCAGACTCCAATCCGAACTGGGACATATTTTATAGATTTGCTCCATCTCGCGATATTGCTTCTCATTGTATATGCCATTGTAGCACGTGTGTCGCCCCGGACATAAGGGCCATGATGACTTGACGTCGTCCACACCTTCCTCCTCCTTACGAAGGCAGTCTCATTAGAGTGCTCAGCCGAACTGTTAGCAACTAATGACGTGGGTTGCGCTCGTTGCGGGACTTAACCCAACATCTCACGACACGAGCTGACGACAGCCGTGCAGCACCTGTCTTAACATTTCTGCAAGCAGACACTCTTCTATCTCTAGATGATTTGTTAGATATCAAGTCCGGGTAAGGTTCTTCGCGTATCTTCGAATTAAACCACATGCTCCACCGCTTGTGCGGGTCCCCGTCTATTCCTTTGAGTTTTAATCTTGCGACCGTACTCCCCAGGCGGTATACTTAATCCGTTAGGTGCATTACTGCCAAGACTAGCTTAGCAACAACTAGTATACATCGTTTAGGGCGTGGACTACCAGGGTATCTAATCCTGTTTGCTCCCCACGCTTTCACGCATTAGCGTCAGTTGAGTTCCAGCAGATCGCCTTCGCAATGGGTATTCCTGGTGATCTCTACGGATTTTACCCCTACACCACCAATTCCATCTGCCTCTCCCTCACTCTAGATTACCAGTTTCCCAAGCAGTTCTATGGTTAAGCCATAGGATTTCACAAGAGACTTGATAATCCGCCTACGCGTCCTTTACGCCCAGTGATTCCGAGTAACGCTTGCACCCTCCGTATTACCGCGGCTGCTGGCACGGAGTTAGCCGGTGCTTATTCGTTAGGTACCGTCATTATTCTTCCCTAACAAAAGGAGTTTACGCTCCGAAAAGTGTCATCCTCCACGCGGCGTTGCTGCTTCAGGGTTTCCCCCATTGAGCAATATTCCCTACTGCTGCCTCCCGTAGGAGTCTGGACCGTGTCTCAGTTCCAGTGTGACTGATCATCCTCTCAGACCAGTTATGCGTCATAGCCTTGGTGAGCCATTACCTCACCAACTAGCTGATACAATATAGCCTCATCCTACACCGATAAAACTTTCCCTATCTAACTTATGTAAGACAGGAGTATAGAGTATTAGCAGCCGTTTCCAACTGTTGTCCTCTAGTGTAGGGCAGATTAGCTATACATTACTCACCCGTGCGCCACTAACTCATAAGAGCAAGCTCTTACTTGTCCGTTCGACTTGCATGTATTAGGCACGCCGCCAGCGTTCACTCTGAGCCAGGATCAAACTCTCCATATTAATTACCTATCTAATAGACAGGATTTTTATTATGAAGTTTTTAATCAAAAAAACTTTTAGTTTTTATATTAGTTTGTCTAATCTATTATTTAATCATAATAGACTGGCTCAATCGATCACTTGTTTAGATTTCAAAGATTGACTAATAGTTTAACAATTGTAAGTTAAAAGAACAACGATAAAAAGAAAAGGCTTTATTAACCAATGAAGTTAAAGGTGGTTTCTTGTTTCGTGAGCTGGAATTATATACGAGCAATACTTAAAGATAGTTGAAATATTTAGGGAATTTTAGAAAAAATTGTTAGGCGCTTAAAAATTTTAAAGTATGTATTTTTATTATAGGTTTAAGGGTTTAGTTTTTGAAGTATAAATTTGGAGAGTTTTTGCTCTCCATTATAATTAAGCATTAAATTATGTGAACTTTTACACAATATCTATTAATAAGCCGCGATAAGCTCTATTTCTACAAGTGCGTCTTTTGGCAAGGTCTTAACGGCTACTGTACTTCTAGCAGGATAAGGCTCTTTAAAAAAATTAGCATACACAGTATTTACTTTAGCAAAATCTCCCATATCTGCTAGAAATATTGTAGTCTTTATGACATTATCAAAATTAAGCCCTGCCTCAGCCAAGATATTTTTTAAATT
This window harbors:
- a CDS encoding Rrf2 family transcriptional regulator → MLPQHLTLLQIFNAVNDKEKLFKIHSDSPKACPLGSKIEGLLTGHFLKAQEALEDSLRSITLQDLLDELIDL
- a CDS encoding ComEA family DNA-binding protein produces the protein MKKIIFSLLVAASTLLAAINLNTATKEELMSLDGIGSSKADAIIEYRKANKFNSIEDIKNVNGIGDKTFENLKSDISVSGTTKIDETKAKTKSKKDDTKQKVSKKSDEVKEKKDGAKDSVKEVKDKKESPKDKAEKKSKAKKEKSKE
- a CDS encoding RidA family protein, which gives rise to MKKQISTKKAPQAIGPYSQAISANGFLFISGQLGVTPAGEFAGSSVEAQAEQSLENLKNILAEAGLNFDNVIKTTIFLADMGDFAKVNTVYANFFKEPYPARSTVAVKTLPKDALVEIELIAAY
- a CDS encoding NFACT RNA binding domain-containing protein, producing MKYAHLVQIASYLSNFTKINQAKRINDMAILIEFNGEKIIFDLNKSNSAIYKDDEQKEAKIYQAPFDNVLKKRFNASHIKSVECLKDNRILKFICTQSGSYKSENFVLYLEFTGRFTNAVITDENNVIIEALRHIDNSYRKIETGEILKELPAIEIKEKPCEPITDFDHFFKAEAARVNESRIASLKEAKLASVQKKIDSMSEILNSLEDKDELMKKSEEASNLGSLLLANLGNFKGYEREICLKDFDGNEIKLTLSDTPKNSANEFYTRSKKFRAKALGVEIEKRNLKEKIEFFEGLKSLLKEASSLYELEILSPKNKAKQRERHIKDVSENAEIFYVREFKILVGRNEKGNINLLDLAKKDDIWLHLKDSPSAHVIIKTNKSRVPEDVLEMAAKFCVEFSVKGAGRYEVDYTKRENLKRENGANVTYTNYKTIIINKG